The Castor canadensis chromosome 8, mCasCan1.hap1v2, whole genome shotgun sequence genome contains a region encoding:
- the Rtcb gene encoding RNA-splicing ligase RtcB homolog: protein MRAACTQADCATATFHSGSWCLRHFVATMSRNYNDELQFLDKISKNCWRIKKGFVPNMQVEGVFYVNDALEKLMFEELRNACRGGGVGGFLPAMKQIGNVAALPGIVHRSIGLPDVHSGYGFAIGNMAAFDMNDPEAVVSPGGVGFDINCGVRLLRTNLDESDVQPVKEQLAQAMFDHIPVGVGSKGVIPMNAKDLEEALEMGVDWSLREGYAWAEDKEHCEEYGRMLQADPNKVSARAKKRGLPQLGTLGAGNHYAEIQVVDEIFNEYAAKKMGIDHKGQVCVMIHSGSRGLGHQVATDALVAMEKAMKRDKIIVNDRQLACARISSAEGQDYLKGMAAAGNYAWVNRSSMTFLTRQAFAKVFNTTPDDLDLHVIYDVSHNIAKVEQHVVGGRERTLLVHRKGSTRAFPPHHPLIAVDYQLTGQPVLIGGTMGTCSYVLTGTEQGMTETFGTTCHGAGRALSRAKSRRNLDFQDVLDKLADMGIAIRVASPKLVMEEAPESYKNVTDVVNTCHDAGISKKAIKLRPIAVIKG, encoded by the exons ATGCGCGCTGCGTGCACGCAAGCAGACTGTGCGACAGCTACTTTTCATAGTGGGAGCTGGTGCTTACGCCACTTTGTTGCCACCATGAGTCGCAACTATAACGATGAGCTGCAGTTCTTGGACAAGATCAGTAAAAACTGCTGGAGGATCAAGAAGGGCTTCGTGCCCAACATGCAG GTTGAAGGAGTTTTCTATGTGAATGATGCGCTGGAGAAATTAATGTTTGAGGAATTGAGGAATGCCTGTCGGGGTGGTG GTGTTGGTGGTTTCCTACCAGCCATGAAACAGATTGGCAACGTGGCAGCACTGCCTGGTATTGTTCAT CGATCTATTGGGCTTCCTGATGTCCATTCAGGCTATGGGTTTGCCATTGGGAATATGGCAGCCTTTGATATGAATGACCCTGAAGCAGTGGTATCTCCAG GTGGTGTCGGATTTGACATCAACTGTGGTGTCCGCTTACTAAGAACCAATTTAGATGAAAGTGATGTCCAGCCTGTGAAGGAGCAACTTGCCCAAGCTATGTTTGACCACATTCCTGTTGGGGTGGGATCAAAAGGTGTCATCCCAATGAACGCCAA AGACTTGGAGGAGGCCTTGGAGATGGGTGTGGACTGGTCCCTAAGAGAAGGCTATGCCTGGGCTGAAGACAAGGAACACTGCGAGGAGTATGGAAGGATGCTGCAAGCTGACCCCAATAAGGTCTCAGCTAGAGCCAAGAAAAGAGGCCTTCCTCAG TTGGGGACCCTGGGAGCAGGCAACCACTATGCAGAAATCCAGGTTGTAGATGAGATTTTCAATGAGTATGCAGCTAAGAAAATGGGCATTGACCACAAGGGACAGGTGTGCGTGATGATCCACAGCGGAAGCAGAGGCTTGGGCCACCAAGTAGCCACAG ATGCTTTAGTAGCTATGGAAAAGGCCATGAAGAGAGACAAAATTATAGTCAATGACCGTCAGTTGGCATGTGCTCGGATCTCTTCCGCAGAGGGACAGGACTACCTAAAAGGAATGGCAGCAGCCGGGAACTATGCCTGGGTCAACCGCTCTTCCATGACCTTCTTAACCCGTCAG GCCTTTGCCAAGGTCTTCAACACGACCCCTGACGACTTGGACCTGCACGTGATTTATGATGTTTCTCACAATATCGCCAAGGTGGAGCAGCATGTGGTGGGCGGAAGGGAGCGGACGCTGCTGGTGCACAGGAAGGGCTCTACCCGTGCCTTCCCTCCCCATCACCCCCTCATTGCCGTTGATTACCAG CTCACCGGACAACCAGTGCTAATTGGTGGCACCATGGGAACTTGTAGTTATGTTCTCACTGGCACTGAACAGGGCATGACTGAGACCTTTGGAACAACCTGTCATGGAGCG GGTCGTGCATTGTCCCGAGCAAAATCTCGACGTAATTTAGATTTCCAAGATGTCTTGGACAAATTGGCAGATATGGGAATTGCAATCCGTGTTGCTTCACCCAAACTGGTTATGGAAGAG GCTCCTGAGTCCTATAAGAATGTGACAGATGTGGTGAATACCTGCCATGACGCTGGAATCAGCAAGAAGGCCATAAAACTGAGACCAATCGCTGTGATCAAAGGGTAG